A single window of Bacteroidota bacterium DNA harbors:
- the carB gene encoding carbamoyl-phosphate synthase large subunit has translation MPKDSSIKSVLIIGSGPIIIGQACEFDYSGSQAARSLREEGIEVSLINSNPATIMTDKVTADHVYLWPLEVKSIVKILEERKIDAVLPTMGGQTALNLALKCDDMGIWKKYGVKMIGVDIDAIKVTEDRDLFRARMEEIGVGMAPSKIAKSFLEGKSIAQEFGFPLVIRPSFTLGGSGGSVVYEKENFDTLLNRGLQTSPIHEVLIDKAVLGWKEYELELLRDKNDNVAIICSIENFDPMGVHTGDSITVAPAMTLSDSTYQKMRTMAIKMMRSIGNFAGGCNVQFAVSNDEKEEIIAIEINPRVSRSSALASKATGYPIARIASKLAIGYHLDELINQITKSTSAYFEPTLDYVIVKIPRWNFDKFKGTNRELGFQMKSVGEVMAIGRSFQEALQKACQSLEIKRNGLGADGKENTNQAELLKGLERPSWNRLFMIYDAMKLGISIKTIQKLTQIDMWFLEQIEQMIAMEKEIEKHNLSSLPKDLLYEAKQKGYADRQIAHLLRCLESEVYKKRNEFGIKRVYKLVDTCAAEFEAKTPYYYSTFEDENESVRSERKKVVILGSGPNRIGQGIEFDYSCVHGVLAAKECGYETIMINCNPETVSTDFSTADKLYFEPVFWEHIYDIIQHEKPEGVIVQLGGQTALKLAEKLDKYGIKIIGTDFKSLDLAEDRGSFSTLLKENNIPYPKFGVITDAEEAINLSKELGFPLLVRPSYVLGGQSMKIVINEEELEQHVVKLLNDLPDNKVLLDHFLDGAIEAEADAICDGKDVYIIGIMEHIEPAGIHSGDSYAVLPPFDLSENVIKQIEQHTKTIALALNTVGLINIQFAVKDEIVYIIEANPRASRTVPFIAKAYDEPYVNYATKVMLRDKMVKDFKFNPRKKGYAIKIPVFSYEKFPDIQKELGPEMKSTGEAIYFIDDLYDEYFQNIYSERNLYLSK, from the coding sequence ATGCCAAAAGATAGCTCAATAAAGTCAGTTTTAATTATAGGTTCCGGTCCGATTATTATCGGACAAGCTTGTGAATTTGATTATTCCGGTTCTCAAGCCGCCAGAAGTTTACGTGAAGAAGGAATTGAAGTGTCGCTTATCAATAGTAATCCGGCGACTATCATGACAGACAAAGTAACTGCTGATCATGTATACTTGTGGCCGTTAGAAGTAAAATCTATCGTTAAGATTTTAGAAGAACGCAAAATTGACGCTGTACTTCCAACTATGGGCGGACAAACCGCATTGAATCTCGCGTTGAAATGCGATGATATGGGTATTTGGAAGAAGTATGGTGTAAAGATGATTGGTGTGGATATTGATGCTATTAAAGTCACTGAAGACCGTGATTTATTCCGTGCACGCATGGAAGAAATCGGAGTAGGCATGGCACCAAGTAAAATTGCAAAAAGTTTCTTAGAGGGTAAATCTATTGCACAGGAGTTTGGTTTCCCTTTGGTAATTCGTCCTTCATTTACTTTAGGAGGAAGCGGAGGTTCAGTTGTATACGAAAAGGAAAATTTTGATACACTATTAAACCGTGGTTTACAAACTTCACCTATTCATGAAGTATTGATTGATAAAGCGGTTTTGGGTTGGAAGGAATATGAGTTAGAATTATTGCGCGATAAAAACGATAACGTTGCTATTATCTGTTCCATTGAAAACTTTGATCCGATGGGCGTGCATACAGGCGACAGTATCACTGTTGCGCCGGCTATGACTTTAAGTGATAGTACATATCAAAAGATGCGTACGATGGCTATCAAAATGATGCGCAGTATCGGAAATTTCGCCGGAGGATGTAATGTGCAGTTTGCGGTAAGTAATGATGAAAAAGAAGAAATCATCGCGATTGAAATTAATCCACGTGTATCTCGTTCATCTGCTTTAGCAAGTAAAGCCACCGGTTATCCAATTGCGCGCATTGCTTCTAAATTAGCCATTGGTTATCATTTGGATGAATTGATTAATCAAATTACAAAATCTACTTCGGCATATTTCGAGCCAACTTTGGATTACGTAATCGTAAAAATCCCTCGTTGGAACTTTGATAAATTTAAAGGCACCAACCGTGAGTTAGGTTTCCAGATGAAATCGGTAGGTGAGGTAATGGCTATTGGAAGAAGTTTCCAGGAAGCATTGCAAAAAGCCTGTCAGAGTTTAGAGATTAAACGTAATGGTTTGGGTGCTGATGGAAAAGAAAACACGAATCAGGCAGAATTATTAAAAGGGTTAGAACGCCCAAGCTGGAATCGATTGTTTATGATTTATGATGCCATGAAATTAGGCATCTCCATCAAAACTATTCAGAAGCTGACGCAAATTGATATGTGGTTCCTTGAGCAAATCGAACAAATGATTGCCATGGAGAAAGAGATTGAGAAACACAATCTTTCTAGTCTTCCAAAAGATTTATTGTACGAAGCAAAACAAAAAGGATATGCCGATCGTCAGATAGCGCATTTGTTGCGTTGCCTCGAAAGTGAAGTTTATAAAAAGAGAAATGAATTCGGTATTAAGCGTGTATATAAATTAGTAGATACCTGTGCTGCCGAGTTTGAAGCAAAAACACCTTACTACTATTCAACTTTTGAAGATGAAAATGAAAGTGTTCGCAGTGAAAGAAAGAAAGTAGTGATTTTAGGAAGCGGTCCTAACCGTATCGGACAAGGTATCGAATTTGATTACAGTTGTGTGCATGGCGTATTGGCAGCTAAAGAATGCGGTTATGAAACGATTATGATTAACTGTAATCCGGAAACCGTTAGTACCGATTTCAGTACTGCAGATAAATTATATTTTGAACCGGTATTCTGGGAACATATTTACGACATCATTCAGCACGAAAAACCGGAAGGCGTAATTGTGCAATTAGGCGGACAAACCGCATTAAAGCTCGCAGAGAAATTAGATAAATACGGAATTAAAATCATCGGTACCGATTTCAAATCTTTGGATTTGGCGGAAGACAGAGGAAGCTTCTCTACTTTATTAAAAGAAAACAATATTCCATATCCTAAATTTGGTGTAATCACTGATGCGGAGGAAGCAATTAATCTCTCTAAGGAATTAGGTTTCCCATTGTTGGTTCGTCCGAGCTACGTGTTAGGCGGACAAAGCATGAAGATTGTGATTAATGAAGAAGAGCTGGAACAACATGTTGTAAAATTATTGAACGATTTGCCGGATAATAAAGTTTTACTGGATCACTTCCTCGATGGAGCTATCGAAGCGGAAGCGGATGCTATTTGCGACGGAAAAGATGTTTACATCATCGGCATCATGGAGCATATTGAGCCGGCAGGTATTCACTCCGGAGATTCTTATGCTGTATTGCCTCCGTTTGATTTGAGCGAAAACGTCATTAAGCAAATTGAACAACACACAAAAACCATCGCTTTAGCTTTAAATACAGTTGGTTTAATTAACATTCAGTTTGCAGTGAAGGATGAAATCGTTTACATCATTGAAGCGAATCCGCGTGCAAGTCGTACAGTACCGTTTATTGCTAAAGCTTACGATGAGCCTTATGTGAATTACGCAACAAAGGTGATGTTACGTGATAAAATGGTGAAAGACTTCAAATTCAATCCACGTAAAAAAGGATATGCGATAAAGATTCCTGTATTCAGCTATGAAAAATTCCCTGATATTCAGAAGGAGTTAGGTCCTGAAATGAAGAGTACAGGTGAGGCGATTTATTTCATCGATGATTTATACGATGAATATTTTCAGAACATTTACAGCGAGAGAAATCTATACCTGAGCAAATAA
- a CDS encoding DUF4834 family protein — protein sequence MRDLIWTIIAIWVVWKLIDAFRSYSAKSTQGSTANNNRTSYNYNTTNQQQNHSPKKGELKPDAGEYVDYEEVK from the coding sequence ATGCGCGATTTAATTTGGACCATCATTGCAATTTGGGTTGTTTGGAAGTTAATAGATGCTTTCAGAAGTTACTCAGCAAAAAGCACTCAGGGAAGTACTGCAAATAATAACCGTACCTCGTACAATTATAATACAACTAATCAGCAGCAAAATCATTCGCCAAAAAAAGGTGAATTAAAGCCCGATGCCGGAGAGTACGTAGATTATGAAGAGGTGAAATAA
- the mdh gene encoding malate dehydrogenase — MKVSVIGAGNVGASCAEYIALNRIASEVVILDIKENFAEGKALDLMQTATLNGFNTRISGSTNDYTKTANSDVVVITSGIPRKPGMTREELIGINAGIVKTVTENVLKNSPNAIIIVVSNPMDTMTYLALKSSKLPKQRVIGMGGILDSSRFKYYLSTALNVPASDVQGYVVGGHGDTTMIPLTRLATYNGTSVSKYMDAEKLKKVAADTMVGGATLTGMLGTSAWYAPGASVAALVDSIVNDHKKLYTCCVALDGEYGQKDICLGVPVVIGKNGWEKIVDFNLNDEEKAAFAKSADAVRAMNNVLSEIKVS; from the coding sequence ATGAAAGTATCAGTTATTGGCGCAGGAAACGTAGGCGCATCATGTGCAGAGTATATTGCATTAAATCGTATTGCAAGCGAAGTAGTAATTTTAGATATCAAAGAAAATTTCGCTGAAGGTAAAGCTTTAGACTTAATGCAAACCGCAACATTAAATGGATTCAATACACGTATCAGCGGAAGTACAAACGATTATACTAAAACTGCAAACAGTGATGTTGTTGTTATCACAAGTGGTATTCCTCGTAAGCCGGGCATGACGCGTGAAGAATTAATCGGCATCAACGCTGGTATTGTAAAAACAGTAACTGAAAACGTATTAAAAAATTCACCGAATGCAATTATCATCGTTGTAAGTAATCCAATGGATACGATGACTTACTTAGCACTTAAGTCAAGCAAATTGCCTAAGCAACGTGTTATCGGTATGGGTGGAATTTTAGATAGCTCTCGCTTTAAATATTATTTATCTACAGCATTAAATGTGCCTGCTAGTGATGTGCAAGGTTATGTTGTAGGCGGACACGGAGATACAACCATGATTCCTTTAACTCGTTTAGCTACATATAATGGAACTTCGGTTTCAAAATACATGGATGCTGAAAAATTAAAGAAAGTAGCTGCTGATACAATGGTAGGTGGTGCAACTTTAACCGGCATGTTAGGTACTTCTGCATGGTATGCACCGGGAGCTTCTGTGGCTGCATTAGTTGACAGCATCGTAAACGATCACAAAAAATTATACACTTGCTGCGTTGCCTTAGATGGAGAATACGGACAAAAAGATATTTGCTTAGGTGTTCCAGTTGTTATTGGTAAAAATGGTTGGGAAAAAATCGTTGACTTCAACTTAAATGATGAAGAGAAGGCAGCATTCGCTAAGAGCGCAGATGCAGTTCGTGCAATGAACAATGTATTAAGTGAAATCAAAGTATCTTAA
- a CDS encoding tetratricopeptide repeat protein: protein MKNIHFILPTVILLFTLVVYFGSLSNGFVSNWDDGIYLLDNVELKSIDHSGFGTFAKKAFTGFSNGHYHPITTLVYGVVYKMFGLNPIAYHVLSLLIHLLNSLLIYFFVRLLLENAFIAFFVSLLFAIHPMHVESVAWISDLKDLLCTLFYVSGLYVYVKNYNQPNLKSKSKVFVLFFLALLSKSMAITMPFVLILYDFYKERKIVMSAILAKTPMILLSVLFAYLSVLSQKSSNALGEMGSIPFYFRICFASYALMMYLVKLVWFGGLSAFYNYPLINDAKLPLIYYLAVLVPIALMLLLFLSKWNKHFLWFCIGFFVITIFPVLQLVPAGNVNLADRYTYLPYLGLFILLGVILNQVLTYCNELLKKIVYMTSILFMVFSGYVSYSRTKVWKDSQSLWDDTIKKNPQAALPYCNRGVLSFQKGNLESALADFNTALQLSPWHVSSHYNRGLILMKFNRYKEALPDFTYVLNNNPRDVVSVLMNRALAYTYSGGYMDAINDYTAVLKLNPNIADAYYYRALNWHTINQFPNAVVDLDIVLRMNPKNSKAIVLRGLSYYKLSEFTKAYNDLILAYQLGEAVDAALLEELKSRVSQ from the coding sequence ATGAAAAATATTCATTTCATTCTGCCAACGGTTATTCTATTGTTTACTCTTGTAGTTTACTTTGGTTCTTTAAGTAATGGTTTTGTTAGCAATTGGGATGATGGTATTTATCTTTTGGACAACGTTGAATTAAAATCTATCGATCATAGCGGGTTTGGTACATTCGCTAAAAAGGCTTTTACAGGTTTCTCTAATGGACATTATCATCCAATAACAACATTAGTCTATGGAGTAGTGTATAAGATGTTTGGGCTAAATCCAATCGCTTATCATGTATTAAGCTTGTTAATTCATTTATTAAACTCTTTATTGATTTATTTTTTTGTGAGATTGCTGCTGGAAAACGCATTTATCGCTTTTTTTGTCTCTTTACTGTTTGCAATTCACCCTATGCATGTTGAATCCGTAGCTTGGATATCCGATTTAAAAGATTTGTTGTGTACATTATTTTATGTTTCCGGTTTATATGTTTATGTTAAAAATTATAACCAACCTAATTTGAAATCAAAATCAAAGGTTTTCGTTTTGTTTTTCCTTGCTTTGTTAAGTAAGTCAATGGCGATTACAATGCCATTTGTTTTGATTTTATATGATTTCTATAAGGAAAGGAAAATAGTAATGAGCGCTATTTTAGCAAAGACTCCAATGATTTTGTTGTCAGTACTATTCGCTTATTTGTCTGTTCTTTCACAAAAAAGTTCTAATGCCCTTGGTGAGATGGGTTCAATTCCGTTTTACTTCAGAATTTGCTTCGCCAGCTATGCTCTGATGATGTACCTTGTAAAATTGGTTTGGTTTGGAGGTTTATCCGCGTTTTACAATTACCCCTTAATAAATGATGCTAAGTTGCCGTTAATTTATTATTTAGCAGTATTGGTTCCAATAGCTCTAATGCTTTTGCTATTTTTATCTAAATGGAATAAGCATTTTCTGTGGTTCTGCATTGGTTTTTTTGTAATAACTATATTCCCTGTATTGCAATTAGTGCCTGCAGGGAATGTTAATTTGGCAGACCGTTATACTTATCTGCCGTATTTAGGACTTTTCATATTATTGGGTGTGATTTTGAATCAGGTATTAACTTATTGCAATGAGCTTTTAAAGAAAATAGTTTACATGACTTCCATTTTGTTTATGGTTTTTTCAGGGTATGTTAGCTATAGTCGCACTAAGGTATGGAAGGATAGTCAATCCCTGTGGGATGATACAATTAAAAAGAATCCTCAGGCTGCGCTGCCTTATTGCAACAGGGGCGTATTGTCTTTTCAAAAGGGAAATTTAGAAAGTGCCCTTGCGGATTTTAATACAGCTTTACAGCTAAGTCCGTGGCATGTGTCATCCCATTACAATCGTGGATTGATATTAATGAAGTTTAATCGCTATAAGGAAGCCTTGCCTGATTTTACGTATGTGTTGAATAACAATCCGAGAGATGTTGTTTCAGTTTTAATGAATAGAGCCTTGGCTTATACTTATTCAGGCGGCTATATGGATGCAATCAATGATTATACAGCCGTATTAAAGCTTAATCCAAATATAGCGGATGCTTATTATTACCGCGCTCTCAATTGGCATACCATCAATCAATTTCCAAATGCTGTTGTGGATCTGGATATAGTTCTAAGAATGAATCCGAAAAATTCAAAAGCAATTGTTTTAAGAGGCTTAAGCTATTATAAACTATCTGAATTCACTAAAGCCTACAATGATTTAATTTTAGCATATCAATTAGGAGAAGCAGTAGATGCGGCACTATTAGAAGAACTTAAATCCAGAGTGAGCCAATAA
- a CDS encoding helix-hairpin-helix domain-containing protein, whose protein sequence is MNLIHRFLSTWFGFNKQQRNGVMVLCAIILLLFIVRLSLNYFIAPQSALVADFSKTDLSKLKSVSPAHDSVLKENKATVLFVFNPNSVNKEQLLQLGFSNKTANTFLKYRSKGAVFKSKEDVKKVYGISPELYASIEPYIFIEVENKNENKLASAEKPIAKKEIKVIELNSADSISLLPLPGIGGGYAKRILKYRSLLGGFYSTEQLKEVYGFTDTLYLSIKNHVKVDAALVSKLNLNTENFKELNAHPYISYEETKAIFNWRRKNGAIKSKEQVIEIVGEETFKKIEAYLGF, encoded by the coding sequence ATGAATTTAATTCATCGTTTTTTGAGTACTTGGTTTGGTTTCAACAAACAACAGCGCAATGGGGTGATGGTATTGTGCGCCATTATTCTTTTATTATTCATTGTTCGACTTTCCCTTAATTATTTTATTGCACCTCAATCGGCATTAGTGGCAGATTTTAGCAAAACAGATTTGTCAAAATTAAAAAGTGTTAGTCCGGCTCACGATAGCGTTTTAAAGGAAAATAAAGCAACAGTTCTATTCGTATTCAATCCGAATAGCGTAAATAAAGAACAGTTATTGCAACTAGGATTTAGTAACAAAACAGCCAATACTTTTTTAAAATACAGAAGCAAAGGCGCCGTTTTTAAATCCAAAGAAGATGTAAAAAAAGTTTATGGTATCAGTCCTGAATTATACGCTTCCATTGAACCTTACATTTTTATTGAAGTCGAAAATAAGAATGAAAACAAATTAGCGTCAGCTGAAAAACCGATTGCGAAAAAGGAAATTAAAGTCATAGAATTAAACAGTGCCGACAGCATAAGTTTACTTCCTTTACCCGGAATTGGCGGAGGCTATGCGAAACGGATTTTAAAATACAGAAGTTTACTGGGAGGATTTTACAGTACAGAACAATTGAAAGAAGTGTATGGCTTTACCGATACTTTGTATTTATCTATAAAGAACCATGTTAAAGTTGATGCAGCATTAGTTTCCAAACTAAATTTGAATACCGAAAATTTTAAAGAGCTGAATGCCCATCCATACATTAGTTACGAAGAAACCAAAGCCATATTTAACTGGCGTAGAAAAAACGGAGCCATTAAAAGTAAAGAGCAAGTGATCGAAATTGTTGGCGAAGAAACATTCAAAAAGATTGAAGCTTATTTGGGATTTTAA
- a CDS encoding amino acid permease translates to MNNPQRTLNLFDTIMLVSGSMIGSGIFIVSSDMSRSLGSPMWLLLCWVLSGVITLFAALSYGELAGMMPEAGGQFVYLKRAFGRMTAFVYGWTVFLVIQTGVIAAVAVAFAKFTGVFIDFFDEKNVLMELGNFKITSAQLLAIVSIAFLTWLNTRGIQNGKMIQRFFTSAKLIALFGLIVLGIIFGVKSGMLSTNFENAGYAFSTTVTDSGITTSPLQGFGLIAALGVAMIGSLFSSDAWNNVTFIAGEIKEPQRNIPMGLFIGTTLVTIIYVLANVAYLMLLPVNGNPEAEDVIGKGIMFAQNDRVGTAALFTVFGSTSQYIMAALIMVSTFGCNNGLILAGSRLFQSMAANGLFFEKAKELNSNGVPAKALIYQAIWASVLCLSGSYGDLLDYCTFASLIFYIVTIAGIFVLRKKEPDAPRPYKAFGYPFIPLLYILLAGFICIDLLMFKTFNTGMGVLIILLGIPVFYIFDRKNKAA, encoded by the coding sequence ATGAATAACCCACAAAGAACCCTTAATTTATTTGATACCATTATGCTGGTATCAGGATCCATGATTGGCTCCGGTATTTTCATTGTGAGTTCCGACATGAGCAGGAGTTTAGGTTCGCCTATGTGGCTATTACTTTGCTGGGTGCTTTCGGGCGTAATTACATTATTCGCCGCCTTAAGTTATGGGGAATTGGCAGGCATGATGCCGGAAGCAGGCGGACAATTTGTGTACTTAAAACGAGCATTTGGCAGAATGACAGCCTTTGTATACGGCTGGACCGTTTTCCTGGTCATACAAACCGGAGTGATTGCAGCAGTTGCCGTTGCCTTCGCTAAATTCACCGGTGTATTTATTGATTTCTTTGACGAGAAAAACGTGTTAATGGAATTGGGTAATTTTAAAATTACCAGCGCCCAATTATTAGCCATTGTTTCAATTGCCTTTCTAACCTGGCTAAATACAAGAGGTATACAAAACGGGAAGATGATTCAACGATTTTTTACTTCAGCTAAACTCATTGCCTTATTCGGCTTAATTGTATTGGGAATTATTTTTGGTGTGAAAAGCGGAATGCTTTCAACAAATTTTGAAAATGCAGGTTATGCTTTCTCAACGACTGTAACAGATTCGGGAATAACCACCTCTCCACTTCAGGGATTCGGATTAATTGCCGCCTTGGGTGTGGCCATGATTGGTTCATTATTTAGCAGTGACGCATGGAACAATGTAACATTTATAGCCGGAGAAATTAAAGAACCGCAACGTAACATTCCTATGGGGTTATTTATTGGCACCACATTAGTTACTATTATTTATGTTCTTGCCAATGTAGCTTATTTAATGTTGCTACCTGTGAATGGAAATCCTGAAGCTGAAGATGTAATAGGCAAAGGAATCATGTTTGCACAAAACGACCGCGTTGGAACTGCTGCTTTATTTACTGTTTTCGGAAGCACCTCGCAATATATTATGGCGGCACTTATTATGGTTTCAACTTTTGGTTGTAATAATGGTTTGATTTTAGCCGGCTCGCGTTTATTTCAGTCGATGGCTGCAAACGGATTGTTTTTTGAAAAAGCAAAAGAATTAAACTCTAACGGTGTTCCTGCCAAGGCATTAATTTACCAGGCAATTTGGGCAAGCGTATTATGTTTAAGCGGGTCTTATGGCGATTTATTGGATTACTGTACTTTTGCATCATTGATATTTTACATTGTAACGATTGCCGGTATTTTTGTTTTACGTAAAAAAGAACCCGATGCGCCTCGTCCTTATAAAGCTTTTGGCTATCCTTTTATTCCGTTATTGTATATTTTACTGGCTGGATTCATCTGCATTGATTTATTGATGTTTAAAACCTTTAACACCGGGATGGGTGTACTCATTATTTTATTAGGCATTCCGGTTTTTTATATTTTTGACAGAAAGAATAAAGCGGCATGA
- the recG gene encoding ATP-dependent DNA helicase RecG, which produces MASAFLDTPIEYLKGIGPQRADVLKTELGVFTFRDLITHYPFRYVDRTKFQSVKDLSEDLPYVQLRGVIESLTTVGVKRAQRLVAVFRDNTGIIELVWFQGHKWMADKLKTQTEYIIFGKPTRFGGRFNIAHPEIELANQENMALKSAFQAVYSSTEKLKTKGFDSEGIRKLMKQLMAQIPGDAIEESLSAEVMNDYKLLSKNEAVKQIHFPDNNLQLQKAQYRLKFEELFYVQLKLLRLHHQTVKTVPGAVFSKVGDYFNGFYNKHLPFQLTNAQKRVVKEIRTDMGSGHQMNRLLQGDVGSGKTLVALLSMLLALDNNYQACLMAPTEILANQHFVTISELVFPLGIKVALLTGSSTQKERRELLAQLQSGDLQILIGTHALIEDVVQFKNLGLVVIDEQHRFGVAQRAKLREKGKVPPHILIMTATPIPRTLAMTFYGDLDTSVIDEMPPGRKPIKTMHFMEPQRLRMIGFMREQIALGRQVYVVYPLIKESEKLDLQNLQKGYDDIVKEFPPPQFQVSIVHGKLKSEQKDFEMQRFVKGETQIMVATTVIEVGVNVPNASVMVIESAERFGLSQLHQLRGRVGRGAEQSFCILMTSYKLGADSRTRMETMVRTNDGFEISEVDLKLRGPGDIEGTQQSGVLDLKIADLVHDGQILQMARAAAQTVLNEDADLKLEKNKVLEKNLILNAKNRPSWAKVG; this is translated from the coding sequence ATGGCAAGTGCGTTTTTAGATACTCCCATCGAATACCTGAAAGGAATAGGTCCGCAGCGAGCTGATGTGTTAAAAACCGAATTGGGTGTGTTTACATTCCGCGATTTAATTACGCATTACCCGTTTCGTTATGTCGATCGAACCAAATTTCAAAGCGTAAAGGATTTAAGTGAAGATTTGCCATATGTTCAATTACGAGGAGTTATTGAGAGTTTAACCACGGTGGGTGTAAAGCGTGCTCAGCGTTTAGTGGCCGTTTTCAGAGATAATACAGGTATCATCGAACTAGTTTGGTTTCAGGGTCACAAATGGATGGCCGATAAATTAAAAACCCAAACCGAGTACATTATTTTTGGAAAGCCAACACGATTCGGAGGTCGTTTCAATATCGCACATCCTGAAATTGAATTGGCCAATCAGGAAAACATGGCACTTAAGTCGGCTTTTCAAGCGGTATATTCTTCGACAGAAAAATTAAAAACAAAAGGTTTCGACAGCGAAGGCATTCGTAAACTAATGAAGCAACTAATGGCGCAAATTCCGGGCGATGCCATTGAAGAATCTCTTTCGGCGGAAGTAATGAATGATTACAAGCTGTTGTCGAAAAACGAGGCGGTCAAACAAATTCATTTTCCGGATAATAATTTACAATTACAAAAAGCGCAATACCGATTAAAATTCGAAGAGTTGTTTTATGTGCAGTTAAAATTATTGCGATTGCATCATCAAACAGTCAAAACTGTACCCGGTGCAGTTTTTTCGAAGGTTGGTGATTATTTCAATGGTTTTTACAACAAGCATCTTCCATTTCAACTCACAAATGCGCAGAAACGTGTGGTGAAGGAAATTCGGACCGATATGGGAAGCGGTCATCAGATGAATCGTTTGTTGCAAGGGGATGTTGGCAGTGGAAAAACTTTAGTGGCACTCTTAAGTATGTTGCTTGCGCTCGATAATAATTATCAGGCTTGTTTAATGGCACCTACTGAAATTTTAGCTAATCAGCATTTTGTTACTATTAGCGAATTGGTATTTCCATTAGGAATTAAAGTTGCTCTGCTCACCGGTTCTTCAACTCAAAAGGAAAGAAGAGAATTGTTAGCTCAATTGCAAAGCGGCGATTTGCAAATTTTAATAGGAACGCATGCGCTGATAGAAGATGTTGTGCAGTTTAAAAATTTAGGATTGGTTGTAATTGATGAGCAACATCGTTTTGGTGTAGCACAACGCGCTAAATTAAGAGAGAAGGGGAAAGTGCCTCCACATATTCTGATTATGACAGCAACGCCAATTCCCCGCACTTTGGCAATGACATTTTACGGTGATTTGGATACCTCGGTAATTGATGAAATGCCGCCCGGTAGAAAGCCAATAAAAACTATGCATTTTATGGAGCCGCAACGTTTGCGTATGATTGGTTTTATGCGGGAACAAATCGCTTTGGGCCGACAGGTATACGTTGTTTATCCGTTGATTAAAGAGAGTGAAAAACTCGATTTACAAAATTTACAAAAGGGATATGATGATATCGTAAAAGAATTTCCACCGCCGCAATTTCAAGTCAGTATTGTGCATGGAAAATTAAAATCGGAGCAAAAGGATTTTGAGATGCAACGGTTTGTAAAGGGCGAAACACAAATCATGGTAGCTACAACAGTTATCGAAGTAGGTGTGAACGTACCGAATGCTTCCGTTATGGTTATTGAAAGTGCTGAACGTTTTGGTTTATCTCAATTACATCAGTTACGCGGCCGAGTAGGTCGCGGTGCCGAACAATCTTTCTGTATTTTAATGACCTCTTATAAATTAGGAGCCGATAGCCGTACGCGTATGGAAACAATGGTACGAACAAATGATGGTTTTGAAATTAGTGAAGTGGATTTAAAATTGCGCGGTCCCGGCGATATAGAAGGCACACAACAAAGCGGCGTGTTAGATTTAAAAATTGCGGATTTGGTTCACGACGGACAAATACTCCAAATGGCCAGAGCCGCAGCGCAAACTGTTTTGAATGAAGATGCTGATTTGAAATTGGAGAAGAATAAAGTATTAGAAAAGAATTTGATACTTAACGCGAAGAATCGTCCGAGTTGGGCAAAGGTGGGTTAG